TTCTGCTCTCATCCTCACGAAGAGGGAAGCAGAGTCATTGTATGTTTTTTCCATACTGCACTGTCACTCTCGCTCTTGTAAAGAGGAACTCTGTCATGACTCAGCCGAATTTACTGGTGTCCCTCGAACAACTAGAAGCATTAACAGGGTGTGATGAGCATTTGCAGTTTGCGATAGAGGTTATTGCTCACTCCGATATTTCTGAATCGATACGTGCTGAATTGCACCAACAGATTGACCGCATTCAGCAGCGGCGACAAGACCCCTACCTTTACTTAGCCATAGTTGGGGAATTTTCTAGTGGCAAGAGTACCTTGATTAACGCTCTGCTACGGGACGATTTGCTCAAAACATCAGCTCTGGTTGCCACCACTGCCGCTACTCGACTACGGCATGGTGATGAGCTCATAGTAGAAACCTCTTTCAAAGGTTCGCGACCAGGGATACTTAAGACCAAGAAGAATGCCAAGCAAATCACTGTCCCCTGGCTAGCGGGAGTTGATGGTATTGATACTAGACATTTTATTCATGTGGTCACTTCTCAAGATGAAGTAGCCAAAGAAGTGGCATCTCTGACCATCTACCATCCAGCTAGCTTCTTGGCTAACAACATTGTGATTATTGATACACCGGGGACTAATGCGACTAACCCCAAACATGGAGCCATTACCCGCAGAATCATTGAAAGTGAAGCAGATGCAGCAGTTGTGGTTATTCCAGCTACCACACCACTCTCACAGACTCTGGTCAATTTTCTCGCCGATTCACTACACCCCTTTTTGCATCGGTGCATTTTTGTTGTTACTAAAATGGATCAAATTCGCAAACGAGAACAGAAGGTTCTAATCGAAAATATTGAAAATCGGCTCAAAAATGCTTTGGGCATCAAGAAAGCCGTTATCTTTGCTGCCGCGCCTCAAATTATCATTGATGACCTCACAGGAGAAGAAGATATCCCTGAACATTTATTACTCTGGCAAGACAGGTTCAGTGAGTTAGAAACTTTACTACAGCAGAGGCTTCGCCGTGAAAGAATTCTAAGCATTGCCGAAAATGTACTGCGCTTGTTGACCAGACTCTTGGAACAATTGGAAGGTTATTTACTTGTTCAGTGGGAGCAGTATGAAACTTGTCAAGCTACCATTAAAAGTGAAACGATTCAAGATCTTAATTCGTTTGCAATTGAGCAACATCGAGTCTGCCGCCGAATGATTGAGAATGCTATTTATAAAACGGCTGCAAGAATCAGCGTCTGCATCGCCGAACATCAAGAAAAAACTCGCTCGAATATCCATAACGCGATTTCGGATGTTAATAATTTGGGCGAACTGGACAGTGTTGTCCAAACTAAAGCTGAAGCTCTTTTAAAAGAAGGTCAGCAGTATCTCCAAAATGACCTGCAAGGGGAGTTTGATAAACTTTCACAAGCGGCACAAAAAGCGGAGCTTTACTTTGACGGCAAATTTTCCGAGGCATATCGTCGGCTTCAAGCTCTTGGCAAGAACTGGAGGATAACCATAGACTCAAGGAGTAGTAGCGTAAAACTTAATACATCCGATGTTTTTACATCAATGCAATCATACCAAAGTGAACTAGATGAGAAGGATGGTAAAACTGTCATGAAAGGTGGGGCAACAGGTGCAGTAGTTGGTAGCCTGATTTTGCCCGGTGTTGGTACTGTCGTGGGAGGAGTTGTTGGCTTTTTCCTGTCTGGTTTTTTTATGCCTTCCCTTGATGAACGCAAGCAAAAGCTTTGGGAGCAACTATACCCTAACCTTGATACTTACTTTGACGTTGTCAAGAAACAAGCTCAAGAAGCTATGCAGACCTACGCACGAAAAGCAATGGTTGCACTAGACCAGCAAATTGATCAGTACATAAAACAGTATAAAGCAGTTGTTGATGTAATGTTAGAGGAACAAAGAGAGGAATTACAGCGGTTGCATCAGTTACAATCTTCAACTAAAAGCAATCTCTCAGAGATAGAGCGACGCAAAAAAGCTTTGTCTGCACAACAGCAAAGATTAGCAGAAATTACTGTATGAGCAATGTAGAG
The nucleotide sequence above comes from Coleofasciculus chthonoplastes PCC 7420. Encoded proteins:
- a CDS encoding dynamin family protein, producing MTQPNLLVSLEQLEALTGCDEHLQFAIEVIAHSDISESIRAELHQQIDRIQQRRQDPYLYLAIVGEFSSGKSTLINALLRDDLLKTSALVATTAATRLRHGDELIVETSFKGSRPGILKTKKNAKQITVPWLAGVDGIDTRHFIHVVTSQDEVAKEVASLTIYHPASFLANNIVIIDTPGTNATNPKHGAITRRIIESEADAAVVVIPATTPLSQTLVNFLADSLHPFLHRCIFVVTKMDQIRKREQKVLIENIENRLKNALGIKKAVIFAAAPQIIIDDLTGEEDIPEHLLLWQDRFSELETLLQQRLRRERILSIAENVLRLLTRLLEQLEGYLLVQWEQYETCQATIKSETIQDLNSFAIEQHRVCRRMIENAIYKTAARISVCIAEHQEKTRSNIHNAISDVNNLGELDSVVQTKAEALLKEGQQYLQNDLQGEFDKLSQAAQKAELYFDGKFSEAYRRLQALGKNWRITIDSRSSSVKLNTSDVFTSMQSYQSELDEKDGKTVMKGGATGAVVGSLILPGVGTVVGGVVGFFLSGFFMPSLDERKQKLWEQLYPNLDTYFDVVKKQAQEAMQTYARKAMVALDQQIDQYIKQYKAVVDVMLEEQREELQRLHQLQSSTKSNLSEIERRKKALSAQQQRLAEITV